The Osmerus mordax isolate fOsmMor3 chromosome 5, fOsmMor3.pri, whole genome shotgun sequence DNA window GTGCCCTGGCCAGGGCCAGCAGGGTGGGGAACCAGTCCGACACGTGGATCAGCTCCTGGctcaccacccctctcctcttcaggaGGGGACTGTGGACGAAGCCCACCGCCCGGATACCCCCCTCCCAGTAGGTCCCCTTGCCCCCCCTCAGGGGCCAGTTGCAGCCCCCTGATAGCGGCTGTCCACCATTGTCAGAAGAGTAGATGACAACAGAGTTTCTGTACAGGCCCCTGGTTCTGAGTTCCTGGACCAGCTCCCCCACGCTCTGGTCCACAACGCTCAGCATGGCGGCGTAGTGGCGGCGGGGGCGGTTGCCCAGGGATTGGTAGCGTTGGAGGTAGTGATTGGGTGCCTGCAAGGGGGTGTGGACTGCCTGGAGGGCCAGGTACAGGAAGAGGGGCTTCTGGGGATTGTGGGTCCGCAGGATGTGCTTCACCCTGATTTGCCAGAAGATATACATCAGGTTTATGTCATATCCACACACAACTCAACTATGTTATGTAGACACGTTATGAAGTATGTTATGAAACCAAACATTATCCTAATGTAATCAAAATCAACACATTTGAAGTTGAAGTCTGGTATTTGGAACAACAATCACACAACACCCTGCACAAAACTTATTTTTAGGATTGAATTACGTAAGTAAGCTACCAGGTTCCCTGGAAGAGCAGAGCTAGACTAcaacaatttacatttactaTCATCATTATCAAGACTTATTTGAGTACATCGCGTGTATGCGTGACAATGTTGAGATACGAACGTGTAAAAAACACCAAAGGTATCTGGATGATCTCCAACAGTCAAATACACCTCATCCTCGACCCAGGCAGTACACGAGGCTCACCTCTCCAAGTAGAGCAGAGTGGAGTAGTTGCCGCTCATCTCCCAGGCGGGTCTCTCCCCGTCATGCAGGTCGAAGCCGCAGGCCTCGGCCCCGTCGCAGCTCTGGAAGTTGAAGTGGTCTCCGCTGCCGGTCAGGGAGCCCAGGAAGCTGTGGAAGCCGCGCCCGGTGGGCAGGCAGCCCGGCCGGCAGAAGCCCAGGTGCCACTTGCCCACCATGTGGGTGGCGTAGCCAGCCCGCGCTAGCCGCTCTGCCAGGGTGGGGGTGTCAGGGGGCAGGCACAGGGGCTGGCGGGGCCGGATGATGGAGTGCTGGAGGCCGGTGTGAATCTGGTacctggggaggtgggggtggggggagggcgaaATGTATGTGATCTAACACAGCTGTGCAGTGTGGTATTTAACACTTGGAGAGCAATGTGAATTTGGATGTCAGTCACCGATAATACATGACCATACCGTAGCACGGACTCAATGcaatatctatatatctataaaCATTGCACAAAAGCATAGATCGTCTTCCCTACTATGGTAGGCTGATAATTACACTATACTGGGCTCTCATCATAACAAGTTTACTCCCGGGAAGACTCAGTGAATCAATATTGTGGAGAACAATAAGAGGACACCAGTACTCACAGTCCTGTCATGAGTTGGCTCCGTGAGGGAGAACAGATAGGCTGGACATAGTAATTCTCCAGTTTCACCCCTTCACCAGCCAGCTGGTCTATAACCGGAGTGTGTATGTCCGATCCGTGGTACCCCACATCCCCGTAGCCCTGGTCGTCCaccatgatgaagatgaggtGGGGAGGCTGAGGTTGGGGAGGGGGCAAGGGACCCGGGGCCCCCCCCACAGGCCCTCCGAAGGCCGAGCCAGAGGTGTGGTTGGGGCTCTGAGCCCCACACAGGCAGAAGAGATGGCCCAGCGTAGCCACCCACAGCATGGGCAGAGGCGACAGGAAGACCGGCATCATCGCCTTGTGATCCGggggtcttctctctctctccgtccgggGCTAGTCCGATCCCAACTTCTTTTCATCCACAATGAGTGGAGATGGTGCAGGTAGGGTGCTGTAGTTGTTCAGGCACTTCAGCTGCATTTGGAGTCTGGTCAGTGAATCCACGGTCGCATGCGTCCACGTTGTGGTGCCGGTTGTAgactgtcttctctctccgtctcagtCGTAAGCCCATCTGCGGTTGTTTTCCTGCGCGGTCCACAGTCTCCAGAGGTTGTATAAGACCGTCTGTGAAGAGGTGCCAGGCGATGGGGTCGGTTAGAGCACgtctgtctgtgaggcaggtttGGAAGGTGCCactctctgtctggctgtgtattgctcctgactgtgtgtgtgtgtggcaggttggaggtggaggggctTCCCCTTCACAGTAGCCTGCCACATTCTTCCACTGTAGACGCCAGAGGCTGGGGGGAACTTGACcactgggaaacacacacacacatatatacacacaaacacgcacccaAATGTGCAGGCGCAAAGTTACCTAAAAACACCTGCACGATGTACCGTGTGCATTGGGGTGAAACACAATGTTGACCCCTGTTGGTTATTAAGTGTATTACAACCAAAACTCCTAAGGTGGACCATTGAAAGGGTTGGTCACAATAGCAATACGGCTGGTTTGAAATCAGAATGGTCTCCTGTTGGAAAGGAGAAATAAAATCAATGTAACCCTCTATGCACAGTCGGCTTTATTATAGATAATAAGCCTTGAAAATAGTACGTCAATAAATCTGTCTGAATCCTCCATACTCACACAATGGTGATATTGATTTTTTAATTTACCTTTCCACAACTACAGGAAAGCAGCAGTTTGCCTGTCATTCACGTCTTCTAGCTGACACCTGAAAACCAGGGCCGAGCTAAAATTGGGTGCCTAAAGTTCATGACAGATGGTAAAAACGGTGACATTTGTAAATCTAGAGATGCGTGACGTTACGTAAAAGGTGATTCTGAAGTTCATTGAACATACAAATATTGTACGTATGCACATTGTAACAAACAAATAGACATTCTGtatacccccctctccccacacacacacacacacacacatcaactgcAACTCCTCCaacaaccactcacacacacacgtataccaTAGTATAGTAACTAAAGTTTCCAACACAGACTACACAAAAGTCCCTTCTGTGGCACATAAGGCTCACagaaaaagaaataaaacaagaatagcctacacaaaaaaaaactattccCAAAATGTCAAAATATATCCCAATTTCaattaaagaaaaacaaaatgcaGCACCACAGCTCCTCAACAAACAAACTGTGAAACCGATCCTGGTAATGGTCCTGAATGGCAAGCGGTCCGAGT harbors:
- the si:dkey-174i8.1 gene encoding arylsulfatase I, with the protein product MPVFLSPLPMLWVATLGHLFCLCGAQSPNHTSGSAFGGPVGGAPGPLPPPQPQPPHLIFIMVDDQGYGDVGYHGSDIHTPVIDQLAGEGVKLENYYVQPICSPSRSQLMTGLYQIHTGLQHSIIRPRQPLCLPPDTPTLAERLARAGYATHMVGKWHLGFCRPGCLPTGRGFHSFLGSLTGSGDHFNFQSCDGAEACGFDLHDGERPAWEMSGNYSTLLYLERVKHILRTHNPQKPLFLYLALQAVHTPLQAPNHYLQRYQSLGNRPRRHYAAMLSVVDQSVGELVQELRTRGLYRNSVVIYSSDNGGQPLSGGCNWPLRGGKGTYWEGGIRAVGFVHSPLLKRRGVVSQELIHVSDWFPTLLALARAPEREHGRLDGHDVWGAISQGVPSPRTEILFNIDPVSRRPGEPDHRALALNGFGIWDTAVRAAIRAGHWKLLTGNVGDGDWVPPQTLPGGPQQWQDMEKRRDQRGKSVWLFNVTADPYERSDLAEARPEVVKMLLTRLAEYNQTAVPPRNPPDDPMADPQLHGGVWTPWLGVEGRAGEGDSGEEDAGGRGKRKSKMRPCKVCKLKALFKKVGSRLQRSSLFF